The genomic window AGGGACTAAATGGTTTACAAAAACCCGGTGGGTTAATTGATGTTGGTAATTCAGGGACAACAATGAGATTACTCCTGGGGGTATTGGCAGGGCAGAGATTTGATAGTTGTTTGACTGGTGATGAATCGATAAAAAGGCGGCCGATGCGTCGTGTGATTGAGCCACTGTCACAAATGGGAGCAAAAATTGAAGCAAAAGAAGGCAATTTTGCACCACTGACAATTTTTGGGAATCCTGGCCTTAAGCCAATTCGGTATCTTTTACCTGTTGCCTCGGCTCAGGTAAAATCTGCTATTTTGTTAGCCGGGCTTTTTACCGACGGCGTTACGACGGTCATAGAACCAATGTCTTCACGCGACCATACCGAGCGGATGTTAAATTTCTTTGGGGCACAAATTATAAAAGATGATTTCAGTATTTCTATTACAGGTAATGTTCCGTTAAGAGGCGGAAGGCAGATTAAAATACCAGGTGATATTTCCTCAGCGGCATTTTTTATCGTTGCGGCTTGCTTAGTTAAAGATGCAAAGATAAGACTTTTGAATGTTGGCGTTAATCCTACTCGAATAGGGATAATCGATGTCTTGAAAAAAATGGGCGCTAATATCACCATTGAAAATCAACAACTGGTCTGTGGTGAACCTGTAGCAAATATTCTTATTAAATCAAGTCCCTTGAGAGCCACTTCAATTGCCGGAGCAATGATTCCAAAATTAATTGATGAACTCCCTATTCTAAGTGTCGCAAGTTGTTTAGCCACTGGTAGAACTGAAATTCGGGAGGCAAAAGAATTACGAGTCAAAGAAACAGACCGAATAAAATCTATGACCACTGAATTAAATAAAATGGGAGCAAAGGTTATTGAGGTAGAAGATGGACTAATCATTGAGGGTGTCCAGAGACTCACTGGAGCAGAGGTAGAATCTTATGGTGACCATCGCACCGCAATGTCCTTAGCCATCGCCGGCTTAGTTGCTCATGGTAAAACTAAAATCAATAATATAGATTGTATCCAGACATCATTTCCGGAATTTGAGCAGATATTGAACCTGTGGGTTCAGACCTCGAAAGCAGAATTATAAGGGAAAAGGGAAAAAACAGGGAAAAATGGGAAAAGAAAAAATGGAATCACTTTTACCCTTTTCCCCAGTTTTCCATTTTCCCTTTATTACACACTGTTCACTTACAAAATCTTAATTTATGCCGTTGTTGAGTATAGTAGAGAAAAATGGCTGGATTTATATCATTCGATTTAAGGAAGGTAGTATCCCCAGTGTTTATAAGGAATTTCAGAATTTGCTCCAGATTAGTCCGGAAAATAAAAGGTACCTATCAACTATCAACCATCAACCATCAACGATTGTCAGGTAATTCTTCCTGAAAACTAAAAATTTAACTTGACTTATAAAATAGATTATTGTATACTGGGCTTAAAATGTTTCAGATTTGAGAAGGAAGGAAAATGAAAAAGAAACAAATACATATTGGTCTATTAGGATTTGGAACTGTTGGAAGTGGTGTTATTAAAATTCTCCAAGAAAAGGCAGAATTGTTTGAAGAACAATTAGGAT from bacterium includes these protein-coding regions:
- the aroA gene encoding 3-phosphoshikimate 1-carboxyvinyltransferase, producing the protein MRYLEITPTNKLRGTITVAGDKSISHRAVMLGALAQGKTTVEGFLLGEDCLNTIKAFQSLGIEIERDNTCLTIFGQGLNGLQKPGGLIDVGNSGTTMRLLLGVLAGQRFDSCLTGDESIKRRPMRRVIEPLSQMGAKIEAKEGNFAPLTIFGNPGLKPIRYLLPVASAQVKSAILLAGLFTDGVTTVIEPMSSRDHTERMLNFFGAQIIKDDFSISITGNVPLRGGRQIKIPGDISSAAFFIVAACLVKDAKIRLLNVGVNPTRIGIIDVLKKMGANITIENQQLVCGEPVANILIKSSPLRATSIAGAMIPKLIDELPILSVASCLATGRTEIREAKELRVKETDRIKSMTTELNKMGAKVIEVEDGLIIEGVQRLTGAEVESYGDHRTAMSLAIAGLVAHGKTKINNIDCIQTSFPEFEQILNLWVQTSKAEL